A window of the Osmia lignaria lignaria isolate PbOS001 chromosome 2, iyOsmLign1, whole genome shotgun sequence genome harbors these coding sequences:
- the LOC117608685 gene encoding uncharacterized protein LOC117608685 isoform X1, with the protein MQCGLCAVVAGLFRRAMCIAGSRRGSGESCYQELTTEAQVRRHSQVAPIETGLKAAEIAEHVKEAVQTQERRSAEITVDSGEQNAVFVRLSESAALPTSGVSATITEIRDEAKPEAAASRRLSEVDRVLLESLDIGHSRPRPTGRFLTMHKRRRKRLTTRSLTQEPGILDDIFHGLVQCVLQKAGNWRFNAFTLETVTGGRSLPVLCVHLFHWYGLLQHFNLDVVTVWKLFAFIEEGYHSTNPYHNSIHATDVTQAMHCFLQEEKIRTHLTNLEIMAALIAAVTHDLDHPGVNQPFLVATSNHLAALYQNTSVLENHHWRSAIGCLLESGVSDQLPANVRPELQRHISSLILATDITRQQEFLVRFKHYLDENLLEMKRPDDRHFILQIALKCADISNPCRPWDISRKWSYKVCEEFFRQGDYERRLNLPVTPLCDRHTTSIPKIQVGFLKFVVTPLYEEWHRFLGDGLSVSLMEHLRGNQKRWEALNLQETAEETETEISELEEAEDAVSSVDDPVADEDDTGSIDLLIPAAYVQSSRMQSLPARVGLERVGRRHSVPLSVSKPLTLLPRSAARRESLPTEQSKSKTNLLLKLEEQSFLDPSSLSLLSSKSSIGQELSPNANTGERPVSAESLLPEPSIASITNSAEASRLSTVLQPDAQKAGTQSKQLTRQQTFPPLQPYVRMRYLSATAEMAQCYSQILIEGDSSSSSSCSAKEKSCSDGRCGTPPKFEGTSSQVKASVKITKEIEVPGKKYGSAIPELFKQKMEPPSSGDHLRRHSVQTIRVEDASLKTGKRRPSSAQGIDFTQSFYASLTGSSEEKESRATETGSKTDGTSVFVSKVKLDGDKPVGENQRTTVAFKSDQCSSMQVTRMKCIDSELRRYSTPVPETKTIMTDSGGRRFTAIPVTSELSTHKVFFIGSPPDSPPLVQSVSSSSDSGSEPRRSIGGGDSNNELVSTGSKRDSEPMKEKSSKIAKLSHDVQMKENVDPRAVEDPKGIPLSRKGSQSWARRRGSAPVGLLSRLDDIAMPPIPSRVDHTSRRGSVPADITRHQAGGVNRLALGPREGNVATPRRASLPQETALGNLLGNILSLTNERENLPINNNNNNNNTGSSNNNGITRLIDSTGPSMPSPRRGSVPADISELRRDMFNRSSINGKPRNRKKILRRRSSGGPEMFSGGSTDGNDNGTWLKWKRELGKKDSIPEPLVKRRGSLPIEMVAISHAGSGSGARRSSLWRL; encoded by the exons AAAGCGCCGCACTGCCAACGTCAGGTGTGTCAGCAACTATAACAGAGATTCGGGATGAAGCAAAACCGGAAGCAGCAGCGTCGAGACGTTTGTCAGAGGTGGACCGAGTCCTGCTGGAAAGTTTGGATATCGGTCACTCGAGACCTAGGCCTACCGGTCGATTCCTGACGATGCATAAAAGACGTCGTAAGAGGCTTACCACGAGATCCTTAACTCAAGAGCCTGGTATTCTGGACGATATTTTCCACGGCCTGGTTCAG TGCGTGTTACAAAAGGCCGGAAACTGGCGATTTAATGCATTCACGCTGGAAACAGTGACGGGAG GACGTTCCCTACCGGTGTTATGCGTGCATCTTTTTCACTGGTACGGGCTACTGCAGCACTTTAATCTAGACGTGGTAACGGTATGGAAATTATTTG CCTTCATCGAGGAAGGTTATCACAGTACAAATCCTTACCACAACAGTATACACGCCACAGATGTTACTCAGGCTATGCATTGCTTCCTCCAAGAGGAAAAG ATTAGAACACACTTAACCAACTTGGAGATCATGGCTGCACTGATAGCCGCGGTGACGCATGATCTCGATCATCCGGGCGTCAATCAACCGTTTCTGGTTGCCACGAGCAATCATTTGGCTGCTCTCTATCAA AACACGTCGGTTCTTGAGAATCATCATTGGAGATCGGCGATCGGCTGTCTGTTAGAAAGCGGCGTCTCGGATCAATTGCCTGCTAACGTGAGACCTGAACTTCAACGACACATCAGCTCGTTGATTTTGGCCACGGACATCACGAGGCAACAGGAATTTCTCGTTCGATTCAAG CACTATTTGGATGAAAATCTCTTAGAAATGAAACGACCGGACGATCGGCACTTCATTTTGCAAATAGCTCTGAAATGTGCAGATATATCGAACCCGTGCAGACCGTGGGATATTTCAAGGAAATGGTCGTACAAAGTATGCGAAGAATTCTTTCGGCAGGGCGATTACGAGCGTCGATTGAACCTTCCAGTAACGCCGTTATGCGATCGGCATACCACTAGCATACCAAAGATACAAGTTGGATTCCTCAAGTTCGTCGTGACGCCTCTGTACGAGGAATGGCATCGTTTCCTGGGCGACGGATTAAGCGTATCGTTGATGGAGCATCTACGCGGTAATCAGAAGAGATGGGAAGCCTTGAATCTGCAGGAAACCGCGGAGGAAACGGAAACGGAGATATCCGAGCTGGAGGAAGCGGAAGACGCGGTTAGCTCTGTGGATGATCCGGTCGCGGACGAGGACGATACAGGAAGCATCGACTTGCTGATACCAGCTGCGTACGTTCAGTCTTCCCGGATGCAAAGCCTACCGGCGCGAGTTGGCTTGGAACGCGTGGGAAGACGTCATTCGGTACCGCTGAGCGTATCGAAGCCTTTAACGTTGCTGCCGCGAAGCGCAGCCAGACGCGAGAGTCTGCCCACTGAGCAGAGTAAATCAAAAACGAATCTGTTGCTAAAGTTGGAGGAGCAAAGCTTCCTGGACCCCAGCTCGTTATCGTTGCTATCGTCCAAGAGCAGCATTGGCCAGGAACTCTCACCGAACGCCAATACCGGTGAGAGACCTGTCAGCGCTGAGAGTCTTCTACCAGAACCGAGTATAGCTAGCATCACTAATAGCGCTGAAGCGTCGAGGCTAAGTACAGTCTTGCAGCCAGACGCTCAGAAAGCGGGTACACAATCGAAACAGTTAACGAGGCAACAAACCTTCCCTCCCCTGCAGCCATACGTTAGAATGAGATATCTGTCTGCCACCGCGGAAATGGCGCAATGCTACTCTCAGATCTTGATAGAGGGAGACAGCTCTAGCTCGTCGTCGTGCTCTGCCAAGGAGAAATCTTGCTCGGATGGTCGTTGTGGTACACCGCCAAAGTTCGAGGGAACCTCGTCACAAGTAAAGGCTAGCGTAAAGATAACGAAAGAGATTGAGGTACCAGGGAAGAAATACGGGTCCGCGATTCCAGAGTTGTTTAAGCAGAAGATGGAGCCTCCTTCGAGTGGCGATCATTTGAGACGTCATTCGGTGCAAACTATCCGCGTCGAAGACGCCAGCCTTAAAACTGGCAAAAGGCGACCCTCTTCTGCTCAAGGAATCGATTTCACGCAGAGTTTCTATGCGTCTTTGACCGGTTCCagcgaagagaaagagagtcGTGCTACTGAAACAGGCTCCAAGACGGATGGTACTTCCGTCTTTGTTTCGAAAGTGAAATTAGATGGTGATAAACCGGTAGGCGAGAATCAACGGACTACAGTGGCGTTCAAGTCGGATCAGTGCAGTTCGATGCAGGTTACGAGAATGAAGTGCATCGATTCTGAATTACGAAGATACTCAACTCCTGTGCCAGAAACTAAGACAATAATGACTGATAGCGGGGGTAGACGATTTACCGCAATACCAGTGACCTCCGAACTTAGTACTCATAAGGTGTTCTTCATCGGAAGCCCACCGGATTCACCGCCTCTCGTACAAAGCGTGTCGTCGTCCAGCGATAGTGGTAGTGAACCGCGACGAAGTATCGGTGGTGGTGATTCGAATAACGAGCTCGTTTCTACTGGCAGCAAACGTGACTCGGAACCTATGAAAGAAAAGAGCTCTAAGATTGCCAAATTGAGCCACGATGTACAGATGAAGGAAAACGTTGATCCACGGGCGGTAGAAGATCCTAAAGGGATTCCTTTGTCTCGAAAGGGTAGTCag TCATGGGCTAGAAGGCGTGGATCTGCTCCAGTTGGTTTGCTATCAAGATTAGATGACATCGCAATGCCACCTATACCATCTAGAGTTGATCATACTTCCAGACGTGGGTCTGTACCCGCTGACATTACCAGGCATCAAG CTGGAGGTGTCAATAGATTAGCCTTAGGACCTCGGGAGGGTAATGTTGCAACACCTAGGAGAGCCAGTCTTCCACAAGAAACTGCTCTTGGAAATCTTCTTGGCAATATTTTATCTTTAACCA ATGAACGAGAAAATCTCCcaataaataataacaataataataacaataccgGAAGTAGCAACAATAACGGAATAACAAGACTAATCGATAGCACCGGCCCTAGCATGCCGTCCCCGCGGCGAGGTTCAGTGCCAGCAGACATATCTGAATTACGCCGTGATATGTTCAATAGGAGTAGTATAAATGGTAAGCCTCGTAATCGGAAAAAGATTTTGAGGAGGAGAAGTTCCGGAGGACCGGAAATGTTTTCTGGAGGATCAACAGATGGAAACGATAATGGCACATGGCTTAAATGGAAGAGGGAACTTGGAAAAAAGGACTCTATTCCTGAACCACTCGTCAAACGAAGAGGTTCCCTGCCCATAGAGATGGTGGCCATTTCTCATGCTG GATCTGGATCAGGAGCACGAAGATCAAGCTTGTGGAGACTTTAG
- the LOC117608685 gene encoding uncharacterized protein LOC117608685 isoform X5 — protein MQCGLCAVVAGLFRRAMCIAGSRRGSGESCYQELTTEAQVRRHSQVAPIETGLKAAEIAEHVKEAVQTQERRSAEITVDSGEQNAVFVRLSESAALPTSGVSATITEIRDEAKPEAAASRRLSEVDRVLLESLDIGHSRPRPTGRFLTMHKRRRKRLTTRSLTQEPGILDDIFHGLVQCVLQKAGNWRFNAFTLETVTGGRSLPVLCVHLFHWYGLLQHFNLDVVTVWKLFAFIEEGYHSTNPYHNSIHATDVTQAMHCFLQEEKIRTHLTNLEIMAALIAAVTHDLDHPGVNQPFLVATSNHLAALYQNTSVLENHHWRSAIGCLLESGVSDQLPANVRPELQRHISSLILATDITRQQEFLVRFKHYLDENLLEMKRPDDRHFILQIALKCADISNPCRPWDISRKWSYKVCEEFFRQGDYERRLNLPVTPLCDRHTTSIPKIQVGFLKFVVTPLYEEWHRFLGDGLSVSLMEHLRGNQKRWEALNLQETAEETETEISELEEAEDAVSSVDDPVADEDDTGSIDLLIPAAYVQSSRMQSLPARVGLERVGRRHSVPLSVSKPLTLLPRSAARRESLPTEQSKSKTNLLLKLEEQSFLDPSSLSLLSSKSSIGQELSPNANTGERPVSAESLLPEPSIASITNSAEASRLSTVLQPDAQKAGTQSKQLTRQQTFPPLQPYVRMRYLSATAEMAQCYSQILIEGDSSSSSSCSAKEKSCSDGRCGTPPKFEGTSSQVKASVKITKEIEVPGKKYGSAIPELFKQKMEPPSSGDHLRRHSVQTIRVEDASLKTGKRRPSSAQGIDFTQSFYASLTGSSEEKESRATETGSKTDGTSVFVSKVKLDGDKPVGENQRTTVAFKSDQCSSMQVTRMKCIDSELRRYSTPVPETKTIMTDSGGRRFTAIPVTSELSTHKVFFIGSPPDSPPLVQSVSSSSDSGSEPRRSIGGGDSNNELVSTGSKRDSEPMKEKSSKIAKLSHDVQMKENVDPRAVEDPKGIPLSRKGSQSWARRRGSAPVGLLSRLDDIAMPPIPSRVDHTSRRGSVPADITRHQAGGVNRLALGPREGNVATPRRASLPQETALGNLLGNILSLTNERENLPINNNNNNNNTGSSNNNGITRLIDSTGPSMPSPRRGSVPADISELRRDMFNRSSINGSGSGARRSSLWRL, from the exons AAAGCGCCGCACTGCCAACGTCAGGTGTGTCAGCAACTATAACAGAGATTCGGGATGAAGCAAAACCGGAAGCAGCAGCGTCGAGACGTTTGTCAGAGGTGGACCGAGTCCTGCTGGAAAGTTTGGATATCGGTCACTCGAGACCTAGGCCTACCGGTCGATTCCTGACGATGCATAAAAGACGTCGTAAGAGGCTTACCACGAGATCCTTAACTCAAGAGCCTGGTATTCTGGACGATATTTTCCACGGCCTGGTTCAG TGCGTGTTACAAAAGGCCGGAAACTGGCGATTTAATGCATTCACGCTGGAAACAGTGACGGGAG GACGTTCCCTACCGGTGTTATGCGTGCATCTTTTTCACTGGTACGGGCTACTGCAGCACTTTAATCTAGACGTGGTAACGGTATGGAAATTATTTG CCTTCATCGAGGAAGGTTATCACAGTACAAATCCTTACCACAACAGTATACACGCCACAGATGTTACTCAGGCTATGCATTGCTTCCTCCAAGAGGAAAAG ATTAGAACACACTTAACCAACTTGGAGATCATGGCTGCACTGATAGCCGCGGTGACGCATGATCTCGATCATCCGGGCGTCAATCAACCGTTTCTGGTTGCCACGAGCAATCATTTGGCTGCTCTCTATCAA AACACGTCGGTTCTTGAGAATCATCATTGGAGATCGGCGATCGGCTGTCTGTTAGAAAGCGGCGTCTCGGATCAATTGCCTGCTAACGTGAGACCTGAACTTCAACGACACATCAGCTCGTTGATTTTGGCCACGGACATCACGAGGCAACAGGAATTTCTCGTTCGATTCAAG CACTATTTGGATGAAAATCTCTTAGAAATGAAACGACCGGACGATCGGCACTTCATTTTGCAAATAGCTCTGAAATGTGCAGATATATCGAACCCGTGCAGACCGTGGGATATTTCAAGGAAATGGTCGTACAAAGTATGCGAAGAATTCTTTCGGCAGGGCGATTACGAGCGTCGATTGAACCTTCCAGTAACGCCGTTATGCGATCGGCATACCACTAGCATACCAAAGATACAAGTTGGATTCCTCAAGTTCGTCGTGACGCCTCTGTACGAGGAATGGCATCGTTTCCTGGGCGACGGATTAAGCGTATCGTTGATGGAGCATCTACGCGGTAATCAGAAGAGATGGGAAGCCTTGAATCTGCAGGAAACCGCGGAGGAAACGGAAACGGAGATATCCGAGCTGGAGGAAGCGGAAGACGCGGTTAGCTCTGTGGATGATCCGGTCGCGGACGAGGACGATACAGGAAGCATCGACTTGCTGATACCAGCTGCGTACGTTCAGTCTTCCCGGATGCAAAGCCTACCGGCGCGAGTTGGCTTGGAACGCGTGGGAAGACGTCATTCGGTACCGCTGAGCGTATCGAAGCCTTTAACGTTGCTGCCGCGAAGCGCAGCCAGACGCGAGAGTCTGCCCACTGAGCAGAGTAAATCAAAAACGAATCTGTTGCTAAAGTTGGAGGAGCAAAGCTTCCTGGACCCCAGCTCGTTATCGTTGCTATCGTCCAAGAGCAGCATTGGCCAGGAACTCTCACCGAACGCCAATACCGGTGAGAGACCTGTCAGCGCTGAGAGTCTTCTACCAGAACCGAGTATAGCTAGCATCACTAATAGCGCTGAAGCGTCGAGGCTAAGTACAGTCTTGCAGCCAGACGCTCAGAAAGCGGGTACACAATCGAAACAGTTAACGAGGCAACAAACCTTCCCTCCCCTGCAGCCATACGTTAGAATGAGATATCTGTCTGCCACCGCGGAAATGGCGCAATGCTACTCTCAGATCTTGATAGAGGGAGACAGCTCTAGCTCGTCGTCGTGCTCTGCCAAGGAGAAATCTTGCTCGGATGGTCGTTGTGGTACACCGCCAAAGTTCGAGGGAACCTCGTCACAAGTAAAGGCTAGCGTAAAGATAACGAAAGAGATTGAGGTACCAGGGAAGAAATACGGGTCCGCGATTCCAGAGTTGTTTAAGCAGAAGATGGAGCCTCCTTCGAGTGGCGATCATTTGAGACGTCATTCGGTGCAAACTATCCGCGTCGAAGACGCCAGCCTTAAAACTGGCAAAAGGCGACCCTCTTCTGCTCAAGGAATCGATTTCACGCAGAGTTTCTATGCGTCTTTGACCGGTTCCagcgaagagaaagagagtcGTGCTACTGAAACAGGCTCCAAGACGGATGGTACTTCCGTCTTTGTTTCGAAAGTGAAATTAGATGGTGATAAACCGGTAGGCGAGAATCAACGGACTACAGTGGCGTTCAAGTCGGATCAGTGCAGTTCGATGCAGGTTACGAGAATGAAGTGCATCGATTCTGAATTACGAAGATACTCAACTCCTGTGCCAGAAACTAAGACAATAATGACTGATAGCGGGGGTAGACGATTTACCGCAATACCAGTGACCTCCGAACTTAGTACTCATAAGGTGTTCTTCATCGGAAGCCCACCGGATTCACCGCCTCTCGTACAAAGCGTGTCGTCGTCCAGCGATAGTGGTAGTGAACCGCGACGAAGTATCGGTGGTGGTGATTCGAATAACGAGCTCGTTTCTACTGGCAGCAAACGTGACTCGGAACCTATGAAAGAAAAGAGCTCTAAGATTGCCAAATTGAGCCACGATGTACAGATGAAGGAAAACGTTGATCCACGGGCGGTAGAAGATCCTAAAGGGATTCCTTTGTCTCGAAAGGGTAGTCag TCATGGGCTAGAAGGCGTGGATCTGCTCCAGTTGGTTTGCTATCAAGATTAGATGACATCGCAATGCCACCTATACCATCTAGAGTTGATCATACTTCCAGACGTGGGTCTGTACCCGCTGACATTACCAGGCATCAAG CTGGAGGTGTCAATAGATTAGCCTTAGGACCTCGGGAGGGTAATGTTGCAACACCTAGGAGAGCCAGTCTTCCACAAGAAACTGCTCTTGGAAATCTTCTTGGCAATATTTTATCTTTAACCA ATGAACGAGAAAATCTCCcaataaataataacaataataataacaataccgGAAGTAGCAACAATAACGGAATAACAAGACTAATCGATAGCACCGGCCCTAGCATGCCGTCCCCGCGGCGAGGTTCAGTGCCAGCAGACATATCTGAATTACGCCGTGATATGTTCAATAGGAGTAGTATAAATG GATCTGGATCAGGAGCACGAAGATCAAGCTTGTGGAGACTTTAG
- the LOC117608685 gene encoding uncharacterized protein LOC117608685 isoform X4, translating into MEMIVSIKALPVFRDCSHGFLFRRSAEITVDSGEQNAVFVRLSESAALPTSGVSATITEIRDEAKPEAAASRRLSEVDRVLLESLDIGHSRPRPTGRFLTMHKRRRKRLTTRSLTQEPGILDDIFHGLVQCVLQKAGNWRFNAFTLETVTGGRSLPVLCVHLFHWYGLLQHFNLDVVTVWKLFAFIEEGYHSTNPYHNSIHATDVTQAMHCFLQEEKIRTHLTNLEIMAALIAAVTHDLDHPGVNQPFLVATSNHLAALYQNTSVLENHHWRSAIGCLLESGVSDQLPANVRPELQRHISSLILATDITRQQEFLVRFKHYLDENLLEMKRPDDRHFILQIALKCADISNPCRPWDISRKWSYKVCEEFFRQGDYERRLNLPVTPLCDRHTTSIPKIQVGFLKFVVTPLYEEWHRFLGDGLSVSLMEHLRGNQKRWEALNLQETAEETETEISELEEAEDAVSSVDDPVADEDDTGSIDLLIPAAYVQSSRMQSLPARVGLERVGRRHSVPLSVSKPLTLLPRSAARRESLPTEQSKSKTNLLLKLEEQSFLDPSSLSLLSSKSSIGQELSPNANTGERPVSAESLLPEPSIASITNSAEASRLSTVLQPDAQKAGTQSKQLTRQQTFPPLQPYVRMRYLSATAEMAQCYSQILIEGDSSSSSSCSAKEKSCSDGRCGTPPKFEGTSSQVKASVKITKEIEVPGKKYGSAIPELFKQKMEPPSSGDHLRRHSVQTIRVEDASLKTGKRRPSSAQGIDFTQSFYASLTGSSEEKESRATETGSKTDGTSVFVSKVKLDGDKPVGENQRTTVAFKSDQCSSMQVTRMKCIDSELRRYSTPVPETKTIMTDSGGRRFTAIPVTSELSTHKVFFIGSPPDSPPLVQSVSSSSDSGSEPRRSIGGGDSNNELVSTGSKRDSEPMKEKSSKIAKLSHDVQMKENVDPRAVEDPKGIPLSRKGSQSWARRRGSAPVGLLSRLDDIAMPPIPSRVDHTSRRGSVPADITRHQAGGVNRLALGPREGNVATPRRASLPQETALGNLLGNILSLTNERENLPINNNNNNNNTGSSNNNGITRLIDSTGPSMPSPRRGSVPADISELRRDMFNRSSINGKPRNRKKILRRRSSGGPEMFSGGSTDGNDNGTWLKWKRELGKKDSIPEPLVKRRGSLPIEMVAISHAGSGSGARRSSLWRL; encoded by the exons AAAGCGCCGCACTGCCAACGTCAGGTGTGTCAGCAACTATAACAGAGATTCGGGATGAAGCAAAACCGGAAGCAGCAGCGTCGAGACGTTTGTCAGAGGTGGACCGAGTCCTGCTGGAAAGTTTGGATATCGGTCACTCGAGACCTAGGCCTACCGGTCGATTCCTGACGATGCATAAAAGACGTCGTAAGAGGCTTACCACGAGATCCTTAACTCAAGAGCCTGGTATTCTGGACGATATTTTCCACGGCCTGGTTCAG TGCGTGTTACAAAAGGCCGGAAACTGGCGATTTAATGCATTCACGCTGGAAACAGTGACGGGAG GACGTTCCCTACCGGTGTTATGCGTGCATCTTTTTCACTGGTACGGGCTACTGCAGCACTTTAATCTAGACGTGGTAACGGTATGGAAATTATTTG CCTTCATCGAGGAAGGTTATCACAGTACAAATCCTTACCACAACAGTATACACGCCACAGATGTTACTCAGGCTATGCATTGCTTCCTCCAAGAGGAAAAG ATTAGAACACACTTAACCAACTTGGAGATCATGGCTGCACTGATAGCCGCGGTGACGCATGATCTCGATCATCCGGGCGTCAATCAACCGTTTCTGGTTGCCACGAGCAATCATTTGGCTGCTCTCTATCAA AACACGTCGGTTCTTGAGAATCATCATTGGAGATCGGCGATCGGCTGTCTGTTAGAAAGCGGCGTCTCGGATCAATTGCCTGCTAACGTGAGACCTGAACTTCAACGACACATCAGCTCGTTGATTTTGGCCACGGACATCACGAGGCAACAGGAATTTCTCGTTCGATTCAAG CACTATTTGGATGAAAATCTCTTAGAAATGAAACGACCGGACGATCGGCACTTCATTTTGCAAATAGCTCTGAAATGTGCAGATATATCGAACCCGTGCAGACCGTGGGATATTTCAAGGAAATGGTCGTACAAAGTATGCGAAGAATTCTTTCGGCAGGGCGATTACGAGCGTCGATTGAACCTTCCAGTAACGCCGTTATGCGATCGGCATACCACTAGCATACCAAAGATACAAGTTGGATTCCTCAAGTTCGTCGTGACGCCTCTGTACGAGGAATGGCATCGTTTCCTGGGCGACGGATTAAGCGTATCGTTGATGGAGCATCTACGCGGTAATCAGAAGAGATGGGAAGCCTTGAATCTGCAGGAAACCGCGGAGGAAACGGAAACGGAGATATCCGAGCTGGAGGAAGCGGAAGACGCGGTTAGCTCTGTGGATGATCCGGTCGCGGACGAGGACGATACAGGAAGCATCGACTTGCTGATACCAGCTGCGTACGTTCAGTCTTCCCGGATGCAAAGCCTACCGGCGCGAGTTGGCTTGGAACGCGTGGGAAGACGTCATTCGGTACCGCTGAGCGTATCGAAGCCTTTAACGTTGCTGCCGCGAAGCGCAGCCAGACGCGAGAGTCTGCCCACTGAGCAGAGTAAATCAAAAACGAATCTGTTGCTAAAGTTGGAGGAGCAAAGCTTCCTGGACCCCAGCTCGTTATCGTTGCTATCGTCCAAGAGCAGCATTGGCCAGGAACTCTCACCGAACGCCAATACCGGTGAGAGACCTGTCAGCGCTGAGAGTCTTCTACCAGAACCGAGTATAGCTAGCATCACTAATAGCGCTGAAGCGTCGAGGCTAAGTACAGTCTTGCAGCCAGACGCTCAGAAAGCGGGTACACAATCGAAACAGTTAACGAGGCAACAAACCTTCCCTCCCCTGCAGCCATACGTTAGAATGAGATATCTGTCTGCCACCGCGGAAATGGCGCAATGCTACTCTCAGATCTTGATAGAGGGAGACAGCTCTAGCTCGTCGTCGTGCTCTGCCAAGGAGAAATCTTGCTCGGATGGTCGTTGTGGTACACCGCCAAAGTTCGAGGGAACCTCGTCACAAGTAAAGGCTAGCGTAAAGATAACGAAAGAGATTGAGGTACCAGGGAAGAAATACGGGTCCGCGATTCCAGAGTTGTTTAAGCAGAAGATGGAGCCTCCTTCGAGTGGCGATCATTTGAGACGTCATTCGGTGCAAACTATCCGCGTCGAAGACGCCAGCCTTAAAACTGGCAAAAGGCGACCCTCTTCTGCTCAAGGAATCGATTTCACGCAGAGTTTCTATGCGTCTTTGACCGGTTCCagcgaagagaaagagagtcGTGCTACTGAAACAGGCTCCAAGACGGATGGTACTTCCGTCTTTGTTTCGAAAGTGAAATTAGATGGTGATAAACCGGTAGGCGAGAATCAACGGACTACAGTGGCGTTCAAGTCGGATCAGTGCAGTTCGATGCAGGTTACGAGAATGAAGTGCATCGATTCTGAATTACGAAGATACTCAACTCCTGTGCCAGAAACTAAGACAATAATGACTGATAGCGGGGGTAGACGATTTACCGCAATACCAGTGACCTCCGAACTTAGTACTCATAAGGTGTTCTTCATCGGAAGCCCACCGGATTCACCGCCTCTCGTACAAAGCGTGTCGTCGTCCAGCGATAGTGGTAGTGAACCGCGACGAAGTATCGGTGGTGGTGATTCGAATAACGAGCTCGTTTCTACTGGCAGCAAACGTGACTCGGAACCTATGAAAGAAAAGAGCTCTAAGATTGCCAAATTGAGCCACGATGTACAGATGAAGGAAAACGTTGATCCACGGGCGGTAGAAGATCCTAAAGGGATTCCTTTGTCTCGAAAGGGTAGTCag TCATGGGCTAGAAGGCGTGGATCTGCTCCAGTTGGTTTGCTATCAAGATTAGATGACATCGCAATGCCACCTATACCATCTAGAGTTGATCATACTTCCAGACGTGGGTCTGTACCCGCTGACATTACCAGGCATCAAG CTGGAGGTGTCAATAGATTAGCCTTAGGACCTCGGGAGGGTAATGTTGCAACACCTAGGAGAGCCAGTCTTCCACAAGAAACTGCTCTTGGAAATCTTCTTGGCAATATTTTATCTTTAACCA ATGAACGAGAAAATCTCCcaataaataataacaataataataacaataccgGAAGTAGCAACAATAACGGAATAACAAGACTAATCGATAGCACCGGCCCTAGCATGCCGTCCCCGCGGCGAGGTTCAGTGCCAGCAGACATATCTGAATTACGCCGTGATATGTTCAATAGGAGTAGTATAAATGGTAAGCCTCGTAATCGGAAAAAGATTTTGAGGAGGAGAAGTTCCGGAGGACCGGAAATGTTTTCTGGAGGATCAACAGATGGAAACGATAATGGCACATGGCTTAAATGGAAGAGGGAACTTGGAAAAAAGGACTCTATTCCTGAACCACTCGTCAAACGAAGAGGTTCCCTGCCCATAGAGATGGTGGCCATTTCTCATGCTG GATCTGGATCAGGAGCACGAAGATCAAGCTTGTGGAGACTTTAG